The genomic interval CCTCAGCCAGGTCAGCCCCCACGGCATTGACCTCTCCAGTGGTGTTGAACGAACTTCTGGTGACAAAGACTTAGATAAGGTCGCCCGCTTGTTTGACAAACTGCACCCCAGAACTCAAAACACCGATGGGTGAGCCAAAATTATTTTTCTCCCGATTGGTGAACCTGAAGCCCCTCAGTTCAGTCTAAATCCGAAGGGAAGGGATAAATTTCCCGCTTCCTCACACCAATTCTTTTTCGGCAGCCAGAAAATTAAGGCTTGCGCGAAGGAATTGATTCAAGTTCACTCAAACCTCTACTGCTATGACGCTTAAAGAAATTTACCAATTCTTCCAGACCCAGCCTCCCTTCTATCTCAATCAGGAACTCAGTGCATGTTATGTTTTGTCGGTTCTCTTGCAGGGGGACTCCTATGGCACAGAGTTGGTCGAACGAGTTGAGCGCGAGTATCCTCCCTATCGCCTATCGGACACCGTTCTTTATAAAGCTCTTAAATTCTTAGAGCAGGAAGCAGTAATTGCGGGCTACTGGAAAAAGACTGAAGGACGGGGACGCCCCCGACGGATGTATTACATTTGTCCTGACATGCAGGAGAAGGCTGTTTCCCTGGCACGCCTGTGGCAGGAGTACAGCAGCAATACAGACGCCAAAAAGATTGCCACCGTACCTGCTAATGGGTGATAGCAATTAGGACAGGGGGCAGGGGAAGTTCTGGGTTCTAGGTTTTACCAACCCCCAGAGCATCGGTACAGTATTTCGAGAAACCGGGTTTCTGGTGAGGATATTCAGCGAAAATTGAGCATCTCACAGCAGAAACCCGGTTTCTGTACCGGCGTTCTAGCCCCTGCCCATCTATCTACAGGGTGCTGCTCCTAACAATCCCATCACACCCAGCAGCATACTCAGCCTTTCCAGGTGGATAAATTTTTGGTAAGCGGTTTCGCTTCGTTGGTGTTGATAGTGCAGTAGGGCGATCGCCAGACTGAGTAAGGTTCCAGCAGAAAAACCTGCAAACAAGAGTGGGTGGGTCATTGGGATGGAAAATAGCGCGATCGGAATTGAGCTTAGCAAGATTATGATCAATCCCCATGCCACACCGAAAGCAGCCTGATCACCCCAGCGATTGGCAAGGGTGATCACCCCCTGCTGTCGATCTCCCACCGCATCGTGGATATCCCAGATAATTTCTTTTGCCAAGCTATAACAGAACAGGAATCCAGTCGGGTAAAGCATGGCAAAAGGTCGATGGGCAACCAGGCTGCCCAGAAAGATCAGGGCGGCGACGATCGCAGCAACAATCCCATTTCCCAAAATGCCGCTGTACGTCAGGATATGGGAGTAATACCACAGCAATACAGTGGCGATCGCCACCAGCAATAAGGAGTAAACTCCCAAAGGAACTGCGGCAATCAGCGCTGCGGCAAACAAAAGAACAGCAATCCAGTAAGCCTGCGGCAGCAAAATTTGACCGGAGGGTAGTGGACGTTCAGGGTGGTCAATCCGATCTTTCTCAACATCCCAATAGTCGTTGATCACACAAGCCGCGGCATACATACAAGCCAGCACCGTTGCTAATAACGAATAGTGCTGCCAGGGGGCGGTTGGATTGAGGGCATGCAGGGTGGCACAACCAGCTAACGCTGCAAGGATAGGAACTGGCAACCGAAACAGGTGGGCAAAAGCGTGAACCAACCCCCTTCCGCCCACAGAGTTGGGAGAGGAGGATGTCGTAGCCATAATTGAAACTGAAGCCAGAGGCAGGAAGCGGATAGTAGCCAGGGAAGAACCCGCAATCCGGCTTTTATTTTCTAAATAAAGGAATCCATCCGTACCAGATCCTACTCTTCTATGTTAGATCGCGAATGGGGTAGTGTTCCCGATCAATGACCAACCGATCGGGCATCGGAGTCAAACAACCGATTGAGAACACCATCCCAATAGCGCAGGTGGGATGGGCCAAAACCATCCATGTCCACATTGCAACCCTGGGGACTCGCTGAGAAATAACATCCCCCCATCCCCTCATCCCCCCATCCCCATCCCCCCATCCCCCCCTTCAACCTGAGATTTGATCTGTCCGCTCATCTCTCATTAGATGAGATGTAGCAAAATCATCCAACTGGTATAGGACGATCGAGATTAAGTAAAGTAGAGTAATACCTCAGCAAAATCGATAGAACTAAAATCAGGCTTCTACCAAGGCAACCTATGCGGTTACGACTCACTGGACTGATAGTTGGATTGGGATTGGGCTGTGGAGTGGGCGTACTACCCGTCCAGGCACAATTCTCGAATGTTCAGGTGGGGGCATTTGTCGAAGCATTGCGTCGGGCAGCTCCCCAAACTGGGCGGGCAAACGATGGCTTGTACAGCGATTGGCAGGTGCAAGCCCAAAATATTCCCCGCTGGTCTAAGTCCTGCATTGGGAGGGCGCTAACCCCAGCGCAATTTGAAGCCGACCCAGGCACGGCCCGAAGTGTCATTACCTGTGTGGCAAGGGATGTGTTGCGCGATGAGTACCGGGCGAGTGGCAATAATCCAGCAGTGGCAGTGCGCCGGGCAGCGTCCTGGTGGATGACGGGTGACCCGAATCGGTATAACAGTGGGGACACGGCGACCTACACTCAACGCGTGCTGAATCTTTATCAGCAGCAGGGAAAGCCAAATCCTTCAGGATCAGCTCCGGCTCAGCCTCAGGCTCAAGCCCAGACGCAGAGTCAGACGAAAACGGTTCCCTACGATCGCTATATGGTGGCAGGTTACGAGGCAACAAAGCGGAAAGATCACGCAACCGCATTGCTTTACTTCAAGCGAGCATTGGACGAGCGCCCGGAGGACTCCTATGCTGCCCAGGCGATTCGAAATGTTGAATCTTACCTGAAACCCAACCAGAGCCAGGCTCCAGCGCCGAAAGCCCAGGCAACTGCAACAACTGCACCCATTACCCAACAGCAGGCAGTGGAACTGGTTAATCAATGGCTGCAAGCAAAAACAGATATCTTTGCGCCCCCCTTCGACCAGAAGCGTGTGGGAGATTTTTCAACTGGGGAACTGTATGCTTCCCTGATTAGACCGGATGGAGTGCTGGACTGGCTGAAGAAGAACCAGGCCTATTACCGCTATGGGGTTCAAAAGGTGGATTCGGTCGAACGATTTGTTGCCAGTCGCGATCGGGCAACGATCGAACTCAACATCACAGAAGACCGTACCCTTTACCGAAATGGCACCGTAGATCCACGCCATACCGACTTTTCTGCCAAACAAACCCGCTACAGCCTGGAACTGGTAGAGGGACGCTGGAAGATTGCTGACTATAAAACGATCGATGGCTTGTTGTTAGAGCGATCGGTTTTAGATGCCTCCTCAAATCGCAGGTAATTGTATGCAGCGACTCCTTCCCTGGTTGATTCCCGGCTTAATTCTCTTTCCGGCTTCCACTGTTCTGGCAGCAGACTGGGTGATTGTGACCACCAATTCCGTTGGAGACCAGTTTTTTGTCGATAAAAGTTCGATTCGCCGGAATGCGGACACCATTCGCTACTGGGAATACCGAAAATTTCCCCAACCCAATAATGCTTTTTTAGAAGAAACCGTCAGTCAACCGGTCTACGGCACCGTAATTCATTGGTCGGTTGACTGTCAAAGCCAGGTGCAGCGTTTGAGACAGGTGACTGCCTACAACCAGGACAGACAGGTGATTCAAAAATTTAGCTATGGAGATTCAGGGAGTCTGGCTCAACCCAAAGCAGGGAGCAGTGCCCAAAAGGTTGTGGAGTATGTTTGTCGATCGCCAGAACAGTAATCAAAAAGCTTTTCGATTGCCATTAGTCTAAATCAGCTAAAGCAGACCAGGTATGGGGGCCGACAATCCCATCCTCAAACAGTCCGTTATCATGCTGGAACTGTCTGACAGCATCGTCCGTATCTGATTCAAAAATGCCATTCACAACCGTTCTGGCAAGGTACCCATACAGGATCAGCAACCGCTGTAGAACGGCGACTTCCAACCCGTAATCGTCTTGAGCAAGGGTTGGAAAAGCAATGGATAGAACTTTGGATTGGGTAATTGTTTGAACAAGCATTAAAAACCTCCTGACTCGCATCAAAAAGAGTTACTACGTATAAAAGTAGGCTTGAATCGGGAGAAACTGGAGAAAACTTTTGCGGCTTTGGCGACCCCAGAATGACTTCGGCACTGGTTTTAAGCAACCTCGTTCTCTCAGAAAGTAAGAGATTGTTCTAGTCAGGGTTTAATGTTATACTTCCGCCAAATGGCTCATCGAATTTAAGCCGCTCAACTGATGTGTGGAATGGCTCGGAGTGCATTTCCTGGCGTAGCTCTGGAGAATAGCTGATGTGCTATCAGCGATAGGCAACATAGAATTTCATCTCGATGAACGATTTCATCGGCTCGGCAATGTTGGTCTCTGGATTTCTCCTAATAAAACCCTGTTCTTATGAGGATTGTTTGCAGCATCTACCTGAAGTTGGCAAGTCGTTTGAATGGCTCGGTTATGGATAGTTCAGAAAATCAGAATCGTGAACCAGTACCTGATTGAAATAGCTGTTTGAAATCAACTGTTTCGGTTTAAATGTTGGATTCTTGACCCATCGTTGAGCGACTCAATTCTTTTCTGGATCGGAGGAAATAGGCAAAATGCCCCTTGTTACAAAGCTTGTTGCAGAATTTATTGGCACTTTTTGGCTCGTTTTGGGTGGATGCGGCAGTGCCGTTTTGGCTGCTGGTTTTCCCTACGCGGCTGAACCCCTCAAAAATGCTAACTTCTTCGGCATTGGGTTTCTAGGAGTTGCTTTAGCATTTGGTTTAACCGTGTTGACCGGTGCTTACGCATTTGGTCATATCTCAGGGGGACATTTTAACCCCGCTGTTTCATTTGGATTGTGGGCAGGCAAGCGCTTTCCAGCGTCCGATTTGCTTCCTTACATCATCGCGCAGGTATTGGGTGCCATTGTCGCTGCTGGAGTCGTCTATTTAATTGCCAGCGGTCGAGCCGATGGGTTTGTCCTTAGTGGTTCAAACCCCCTGGCAACTAACGGTTTTGCTGCCCATTCTCCTGGTGGTTACTCCCTGCTGGCCGCCTTCGTGACGGAGCTTGTGCTGACGTTTATCTTTTTGCTGGTGATTTTGGGTACGACGGATGGACGTGCCCCCGCGGGTTTCGCTCCCCTGGCGATCGGGTTCACCCTGACGCTGATTCACCTGATCAGCATTCCTGTAACCAATACTTCAGTCAACCCTGCTCGGAGTCTTGGTCCAGCCCTGTTTGTCGGAGGAGAAGTGTTGGGTCAAGTTTGGCTATTTTGGATTGCACCCATTCTAGGAGGGTTACTGGCTGGCTGGGTCTACAATACTGTTTTTGAAGCGCCTGTTCGCAGAACAGAGCGTGAGGCTGCTGGTCGTTATTAAGTTCAAGCCATTCAGTTTGTGTTCCCCAAATTTCTGAGTTTGGGAAAGATGATTAAACCCATCTCAACGCTCAGAGCTACTGCAAGAAATGCTTGAAAAATGATGTCTGGGCAGGCAATTGTGTCTGCCCAGACATCGTTAAAACCCTTAAATGCATTAAAACAATAGAAGATGTTTGTTTAGGAGAGCTTAATGGATTCGATTACCACCTGGTTGGGAGGGGTAAATTGCCTTCTCCTCCCGTAAGAATCTCTTCTTTAAACAATGTTTCGTAATACTTTTCAAATCTTTGCTGTGTTCTACTGGCTGGGTTGGATAGCACCAAATCTTTTGGTTGAACTTTTGGTTTAAATCGGTTTCATCCTTATTTAGAATTTCGAATGGCAACATTC from Kovacikia minuta CCNUW1 carries:
- a CDS encoding PadR family transcriptional regulator, coding for MTLKEIYQFFQTQPPFYLNQELSACYVLSVLLQGDSYGTELVERVEREYPPYRLSDTVLYKALKFLEQEAVIAGYWKKTEGRGRPRRMYYICPDMQEKAVSLARLWQEYSSNTDAKKIATVPANG
- a CDS encoding geranylgeranylglycerol-phosphate geranylgeranyltransferase, producing MATTSSSPNSVGGRGLVHAFAHLFRLPVPILAALAGCATLHALNPTAPWQHYSLLATVLACMYAAACVINDYWDVEKDRIDHPERPLPSGQILLPQAYWIAVLLFAAALIAAVPLGVYSLLLVAIATVLLWYYSHILTYSGILGNGIVAAIVAALIFLGSLVAHRPFAMLYPTGFLFCYSLAKEIIWDIHDAVGDRQQGVITLANRWGDQAAFGVAWGLIIILLSSIPIALFSIPMTHPLLFAGFSAGTLLSLAIALLHYQHQRSETAYQKFIHLERLSMLLGVMGLLGAAPCR
- a CDS encoding ARC6/PARC6 family protein; this translates as MRLRLTGLIVGLGLGCGVGVLPVQAQFSNVQVGAFVEALRRAAPQTGRANDGLYSDWQVQAQNIPRWSKSCIGRALTPAQFEADPGTARSVITCVARDVLRDEYRASGNNPAVAVRRAASWWMTGDPNRYNSGDTATYTQRVLNLYQQQGKPNPSGSAPAQPQAQAQTQSQTKTVPYDRYMVAGYEATKRKDHATALLYFKRALDERPEDSYAAQAIRNVESYLKPNQSQAPAPKAQATATTAPITQQQAVELVNQWLQAKTDIFAPPFDQKRVGDFSTGELYASLIRPDGVLDWLKKNQAYYRYGVQKVDSVERFVASRDRATIELNITEDRTLYRNGTVDPRHTDFSAKQTRYSLELVEGRWKIADYKTIDGLLLERSVLDASSNRR
- a CDS encoding surface-adhesin E family protein, whose amino-acid sequence is MQRLLPWLIPGLILFPASTVLAADWVIVTTNSVGDQFFVDKSSIRRNADTIRYWEYRKFPQPNNAFLEETVSQPVYGTVIHWSVDCQSQVQRLRQVTAYNQDRQVIQKFSYGDSGSLAQPKAGSSAQKVVEYVCRSPEQ
- a CDS encoding peptidoglycan-binding domain-containing protein; amino-acid sequence: MLVQTITQSKVLSIAFPTLAQDDYGLEVAVLQRLLILYGYLARTVVNGIFESDTDDAVRQFQHDNGLFEDGIVGPHTWSALADLD
- the aqpZ gene encoding aquaporin Z, producing the protein MPLVTKLVAEFIGTFWLVLGGCGSAVLAAGFPYAAEPLKNANFFGIGFLGVALAFGLTVLTGAYAFGHISGGHFNPAVSFGLWAGKRFPASDLLPYIIAQVLGAIVAAGVVYLIASGRADGFVLSGSNPLATNGFAAHSPGGYSLLAAFVTELVLTFIFLLVILGTTDGRAPAGFAPLAIGFTLTLIHLISIPVTNTSVNPARSLGPALFVGGEVLGQVWLFWIAPILGGLLAGWVYNTVFEAPVRRTEREAAGRY